Sequence from the Methanomassiliicoccales archaeon genome:
CGATGCCTGCCGTCCCACCACCTATTACAAGCACCTGAGCCAAATTCTCATCCCCCGTACCCCTCCATCAACAAAGAATCATATTGAAATGGACCCGCTAGCGCTCGGCGACTTACAATATGGTAATCTGGAGTCTGGAATGTGACCATGAAGATCACTGCCTTCCGAGATTTCGTGAAAAGTATATATAAATTGAGAAGTGGAAAAGAGAAATGCTGAATCAGGGAGGAAAAAGTTACTGGATTTAAAAAATACCACCCTGGGGAAATAGGCATTATTTGGTTTGTCTATGAAACCTTCAACTTCCTTGCAGAAATCTACTTCCCCAATGATAGTCGCATAGCAGCTCTAATTCTCGTGACACTGCACAGCAACGATTTGAGCAAAAATAATCAGGTACACATTGAACCGAATGGCGAAAGAATCCTCCGAAATGATGAGTTTTAAGAATTGAGATAACAATTATTTCTCTGTTTACCATATCACGACTATGGGCTGCGCGACAATCACGATCGATGTTGACCGGGATGTCAATCTCCCAGAACGCGGTAGGGTCGAGGGCGTCTCGCGGGCGAGAGATGGCGATACAGCTCCTAGATTCGAATCAGCTGCGAAGGGGCTCAAGTTAATCGTATCGGTTCTCAATGATCTGGGAATAAAGGGAACTTTTTTTGTTGAAGCCGAAACCGCCAAGAAAATCGCCGAGAGGATGAATATCAAGGAACTTCTGAAGCCCCATGAGATCGCGTGTCACGGATGCAGACACGAAGACCTCACTGGTGAGCAGAGCGGGGTTAGGTTGTCGGACGAACAGGTAAGCTCGATCCTGGACGACAGCGTGGCGACAATCAAGGAGGTCTTCAACAGAAAGCCAGTGGGTTTCCGCGCACCATATTTGCATATCGATAACCGAATATTGGCAGTACTCGCGCAGAAGGGGTTTATGTATGATTCATCGATTATCAAACGACTCGACCACGGTGAAATTTATCCATATCGAATCTATGGCGCTTTGATCGAGGCACCGATCGCATCAGGCGTCGATCGCGCAGGAAAGAAGATCGTCTCATACCTCTGGCCACTGCACGAAGGGCAGAGGAAAGTTTCTGACTATGAACATTTCATCTCCCGATTTTCAGCTGGTCTATTCGTTCTGGCGACCCACAGCTGGCATCTCATCGAGAGCTATGATTTTGGGGTATTGCCTGAGGAGAAAATTGCAGAGAACGTTTCCTCGCTGCGATCCATATTAAAGACGGCGATCGATCTAGGTATAGAGTTCTGTACCGTTGAGGAGTACCTTCTTGGGAAGGCGGGCGACTGATCAAGATGAAGCGTGATTATCCAGGCCTTGAGAGAATAACTTACGAGGGGGCGCTCCAAAAAGCGTGGGATGACATTCTTGAAAGAGACATAATCGAGTTGGCAGAGCACTCGGTCAGCAAAACCTCTGAGCGTATTATTACCGTTCGATTTTTCGACAAGGAATGCACAGTCGATCTGCGTCGGAGGATCATTGAGCAGGATCAGAAACCGCTCGAACCCTTTCTTTCAATTTTAATTCTTCATTATTTACGCGGATGTTCTGAACTCCATCCGACTGGTGAGATCATTACTTTCAGAGAAATACCTGGAGGAGATCTATACTATGCTGCCTTCAAGTCAAGGGCAATCGATCCATTAGTGAGGAAATTTGGGAATGAGCCAGAAATGCTTCTCACTGCCGCGGAAAGAATTGGCGCGAAGAGAATTAAAATGGGGAGTACTGGTGTGAGGGTCGATGTGTTTGCTAAGCTTCCAGTCACTGTCGTTGTCTGGAAGGGCGATGAGGAAATCCCGAGTTCAGCAAATATATTGTTTGATAGGATTGCAGCGTCAATTCTCCCGACTGAAGATTTGGCGGTGATCGGCTCTCTAGTGGCCTCAAAACTCACGAAAGCCGTCTGAATTTAGTTTTGTACTACAGTCGTTCAATCCTTTTTTATATCATTAAAAAAAGGAAATGTATGTCCGGCCGTGCCGGACAGAATTGTTTTGATTTCTCAGAAGAGACCCTTGATCCTGCCCTTTTCATCAATATCGATGTCCATGAATGCGGGTCTGCTCGCCAGGCCGGGCATTGTGCTCATCTTTCCTACGAGCGGGTAGATGAAGCCAGCACCGACACTCGCCCTGACCTCCCTAATCGGCAGTACAAATCCCTTTGGCACGCCCTTGAGGTCTGGATCATGGCTCAAGCTCAAGTGTGTCTTTGCCATGCAAATCGGTAGATTTCCATAACCCGCATCTTCGAACGCTTTGATCTGTTTCTCGGCGAGTGGTGTGTACGTGACGCCATCAGCTCCGTAGATGTTCTTGGCAATGCACTCAATCTTTTCCTTAATCGACCATTCGAGCGGGTAGAGGAACTTGAATTTCGACGGTTTCTTGCAAGCCTCGACGACCAATTCAGCCAATTTCCTCGCTCCCTTTCCACCTTCTGCCCAGTGCGTGCACTTCGCTGCGTCCTCCGCCCCAGCCTGTATCGCGTACTTGCGGACGAGTTCAATCTCCGCATCTGTGTCTGTCTCAAATGCGTTGACGGCTACCACAACAGGGATCCCGAACAGCCTCGCATTTTTGATGTGTACCCCAAGGTTTCCGAGGCCCTTCTCCAGCAGATCGAGGTTCTCTGTCGTGTACGCCTTGTCGAGTGGCAGGCCGGGTTTGACCTTCGGACCGCCTCCATGCATCTTGAGGGCTCGTATCGTTGCGACGATCACAACACAGTTCGGAATCAACCCGCTATACCTGCACTTGATGTCGAAGAATTTCTCCATACCAATGTCGGCACCAAACCCGCTCTCTGTGACGACATAATCTGCACACTTAAGGGCGATTTGGTCGGCGACGATGCTGTTATTTCCGTGGGCGATGTTCGCGAATGGACCGGCGTGAACGAATGCTGGCTGCCCTTCAAGTGTCTGCATAAGGTTCGGCATAAGGGCATCTTTCAGGAGAACAGTTGCGGCACCAGCGACCTTGAGCCTCTCAAGTGTAACCGGTCGCCCCTTCTTATCCATTGCAACGACGACGCGGCCTATCCTTTCCCTCATGTCCTTTAGTCCAGTCGTCAGTGCTAGGATTGCCATCAGCTCACTTGCAACACTGATATCGTAACCCGTCTTTCTTGGGAAAACGGGACTCGGCGTACCATCTTCTTTCTTCGCATCGTTGAGGCCGATTTGTATCTCCCTCAGGCTTCGATCGCAGACATCGACAACACGGTTCCACATGATCGTTTCAGGGTCAATATCAATTCGCTCGAGCCCACGCTTCTGCAATTGTTCATCCGTCAGCACGCTCTCGTGATACATCCTGCTGTCGATCGCTGCAGCGATGAGGTTGTGTGCAATTGAGATCGCGTGTATGTCGCCGGTGAGGTGGAGGTTGAAATTTTCCATTGGAACAACCTGGCTGTAACCTCCTCCAGCCGCGCCACCTTTGATATTGAAGGTCGGTCCCATGCTCGGTTGCCTGATACAAGCAACGACTTTCTTCTTCAGCTCAGATCCAAGGGCTTGCACAAGGCCAATTGTCGTTGTTGTCTTGCCCTCACCCAACGGAGTAGGCGTTATTGCTGTGACATCGATGTACATCCCCTGCGGTCTGTCAGCAAATTTCTCCCGCACGTCCAAGTGGACCTTCGCGACGTACTTGCCATACAATTCCAAATCATCTGGTGTAAGGTCGATCTTCGCTGCAATGTCGAGAATCGGCTCTAATGTTGCCTCTTGGGCTATTTCCAAATCACTCTTCATGTAAAACTTCCTCCCAATCGCTTTTGTCTAGGACTTGAATTTAAAGAGGAATACCGAAGAAAATATAAAACAATTCCGAGAACAGAATATCAATCCGGCCTCGAAATTTGGGATTATTATCCAGAGAAACCTCTTCATGCCAACAAAGAATTAAATAAGCTGCCACCGTTATGGCAAGGAATAAGGTGGTAACGATGGTTGCCCGGCTGATTGATGGTAATGAAATTGCTGCACAGATCCGTGAGGAACTGAAGGCGAAAATCGCCGACCTTAAGTCAAAAGGTGTCACTCCTGGGCTTGCTGTTATTCTCGTTGGAGAGGATCCAGCTTCTCAGGTTTACGTAAGAATGAAAGGGAAGGCATGTGAAGAGCTCGGTCTTTATTCAGAGACAATAAGGCTCCCTGCCAATTATCCTGAGGATGCGCTTCTTAAGCTCATCGACGATTTGAACGCAAATCCGAAAATCCATGGGATCCTTG
This genomic interval carries:
- a CDS encoding polysaccharide deacetylase family protein, which translates into the protein MGCATITIDVDRDVNLPERGRVEGVSRARDGDTAPRFESAAKGLKLIVSVLNDLGIKGTFFVEAETAKKIAERMNIKELLKPHEIACHGCRHEDLTGEQSGVRLSDEQVSSILDDSVATIKEVFNRKPVGFRAPYLHIDNRILAVLAQKGFMYDSSIIKRLDHGEIYPYRIYGALIEAPIASGVDRAGKKIVSYLWPLHEGQRKVSDYEHFISRFSAGLFVLATHSWHLIESYDFGVLPEEKIAENVSSLRSILKTAIDLGIEFCTVEEYLLGKAGD
- a CDS encoding DUF3786 domain-containing protein; translated protein: MKRDYPGLERITYEGALQKAWDDILERDIIELAEHSVSKTSERIITVRFFDKECTVDLRRRIIEQDQKPLEPFLSILILHYLRGCSELHPTGEIITFREIPGGDLYYAAFKSRAIDPLVRKFGNEPEMLLTAAERIGAKRIKMGSTGVRVDVFAKLPVTVVVWKGDEEIPSSANILFDRIAASILPTEDLAVIGSLVASKLTKAV
- a CDS encoding formate--tetrahydrofolate ligase, with translation MKSDLEIAQEATLEPILDIAAKIDLTPDDLELYGKYVAKVHLDVREKFADRPQGMYIDVTAITPTPLGEGKTTTTIGLVQALGSELKKKVVACIRQPSMGPTFNIKGGAAGGGYSQVVPMENFNLHLTGDIHAISIAHNLIAAAIDSRMYHESVLTDEQLQKRGLERIDIDPETIMWNRVVDVCDRSLREIQIGLNDAKKEDGTPSPVFPRKTGYDISVASELMAILALTTGLKDMRERIGRVVVAMDKKGRPVTLERLKVAGAATVLLKDALMPNLMQTLEGQPAFVHAGPFANIAHGNNSIVADQIALKCADYVVTESGFGADIGMEKFFDIKCRYSGLIPNCVVIVATIRALKMHGGGPKVKPGLPLDKAYTTENLDLLEKGLGNLGVHIKNARLFGIPVVVAVNAFETDTDAEIELVRKYAIQAGAEDAAKCTHWAEGGKGARKLAELVVEACKKPSKFKFLYPLEWSIKEKIECIAKNIYGADGVTYTPLAEKQIKAFEDAGYGNLPICMAKTHLSLSHDPDLKGVPKGFVLPIREVRASVGAGFIYPLVGKMSTMPGLASRPAFMDIDIDEKGRIKGLF